From the Candidatus Paceibacterota bacterium genome, the window AAAACCGCCATCTTTATGTTTCCGGCAGATTGCCTGACTATAAATGTGGTGGATGTAGTTTTGGGAAAAAGCTCGTTCGAGCATGGGCCGCGTGAATCCACCCGTCGCAATCTGATACCGGCGGTAATGGAAAAATTCCGGGATTCAAAAAAAGAAAACCTCAGGGTTATGCTGTGCTTTGGCATTCAGCCCGAGCATTTTGATCACCCTTTTAACCATCCAGTATTTGGCTCCCATAACCAAGAAATGGTTGAAGAAATCCTAGAGCGCTGGCCCAAAGCCATTGTTGGCAATCCGAAGGAAGGAAAAATCTGGCTTCATATGCTGGCTGCTCAAAGATTCATGGAATATGGAGTTCCGGCGGAAAACATCTTTTTTGATGATATGGATACTTATGCAGAAAGGCGTCCAAATGGCCAATTCGCCTACTGGTCCGCCAGACGAGATCGCAAGGAGCGGGAAAAAAGACAAAAGTCCGACGAGTGGACACCGTTGGAGACTCCAGCTCTTCAAAGGCCTAGAAACCTTGTAATCTCTATTAATCGCGGAAGCTTCAGCCCAAAATGGGATTGGCGAACTGTTCCAGGTATTCACCCTGTTTCGGAGATTATGAAAACTATATGATCCGGATTCTTATTCGGATCATTTTTATTTAAATCTCTAAAATCCGACGGAGAACTTCTTCGGGGACTTCGCGGTTTGAAGGTTTTGAAAGTTCTGGTTTTTTAGCTAAAACTGGCTCTTGTTTTTTAATTTCGGGAGCTGTTTGAGATGGAGTTTGAGGTTTTGATTCGGCTTGGGTAGATGCGGGCTGCGCTTCTGGCTGACTTTCGACAGCAGGAGGTTGCTGATTAAGAGCATCTCCCATGACGGAGAGCAGGGCTTCCCGGAGCTGCGACATGTTTTCTTTGGTCGGAGTTTTCTTGTCGTTTTTCACTTCCTCCTTTTTTAAATGATCTAGGGAAATTGCCTTACGCAATTCTCTTTCACGACGCTCTCGATCTTCGGGCGTTTCCCTATCTCGATTCCGATCTGGGGGATTGTTTCGGGGAATATTTTCACGTCGCGGCATCACTGGAGCAGGTTGCCGATCATCTCTGTTCTCTCGGGGTCGATCCGCACTAGCCTCACGAGGTCGATTAAAATCGTTTCTTGGCCGCTGATCGCGGCTACGATTTTGACCTTGGTCTCGGTTTGGGGCGGCCGCGAAGCGGCCGCCCCTCTCGCCCGTCGCCTGCCCTCGAGCACCGCCTCCTATTCCCGAACCACTCAAGGCATTTGCTGCTTCCTCATGCCAGCGCTTAATGGCCTCTTCCACTTCCCTTCTTGGTCGAGCGTAAGCCGCTCGCGAATGTTCAAAAATTTCCTTTTTAAAGGATACAATCGGTCTTTCAATCGGTGGCAAAGTGGTAGCAGAAAATGGTTGCGAAGTTACGCCGTCAATCATTAGTTTCAAATAAATCTGGACGAAACCCAAATTAACCAGATCTTCGGCGGTAAACTGCGGAGCAAATTCCTTTTCCAAGACTTCCGCATCATAAGCTCCGACTCGAAAACAAATCATGGTGCCGACGTTACCGAAGACAGCCGCCCTTACTTCTTCCGACATCTGTTCAATATATTGGTGGGCTACCGTCAGATTCAATTTATATTTTCTGGCTTCCGAGAGAATGTCGGCAAAAGATTCGTTGGCAAAGTTCTGAAATTCATCCACGTAAAGATAAAAATTGGGCAAGCTGCGCATCTGATGCTCACTCTGATCGGCACGACTCATGGCCGCCAGATAGATTTTGGTAATAACCATTGAGCCTAGAAGATTGGCATTCGCTTCCCCCATTCGGCCCTTAGAGAGATTGATGATTACAATTTTTCTCTCATCCATCATTTGCCGTAAATCAAAAGTGGACTTGGGCTGACCGATAATATTCCTGATCAGTGGATTGGAAATGAATTGGCCGATTTTATTTTGAATGGCGGCGCCAGCTTCCTGCATATAACGATCGCCATATTTAGCGAACTCATCAATCCAAAAGGAACGGACGGACGGGTCCGTGATATTATCTACCACTTTCTTTCGGTACTCTTTATCCGCCAGCATTCGATTAACTCCGATCAGCGTCGAATCAGGATACTCCAAAAGAGCTAGCAAAATATTATTGAGAATGTATTCCATTCGAGCGCTCCAAGCATCTACCCAGATTTTCTTGAAGGCACTCATCAAACCATTGGCTACAAGATGGCGTTTGTCCGGCCCAACATCCTCCATGACGTTAAAGGAAACCGGATGGTCCATGTCGAATGGAGCAAAATACAAAACATCCTTGATTCGATTTTCAGAAACGTAGTCGAGTAATAATTCCGCAGTTTTGCCGTGAGGATCCAGAAAAGCAAATCCCTCCCCATTCTGAATATCCTGAATGGCCATATTTTCCAGCATGGTAGATTTTCCCATGCCCGTCTTTCCGATAATATACATGTGCTTCAGACGGTCTTCTTTTTTGATACCGAATTTTACCCGACGATTGCGCGAATCGGTTTCGGCGAAATATGTAATTCGATTGTCGTCCATATTATGCTAAGGAACTTAGGCCTTATATGAGCATTTTACAATTTTCCGGACGAGAATACTATTGGCTCGAGGAACTATCGTTTTCTATAAAAGTGGAGGCTTTAGGGCCTTTATTGGAGCGCGGCATTCTGGCCATTTGTTCCCGATAAATAAAATAGGAGGAGACAGCCACAATTAAGGCCAAAACAATAATGAAAAAAGCTCGCCATGATGGCGGAAATCCCAGAAGCGGAATAATGGCAATGACAACGGCCAGAACAATATTAGTAATATATTTGTTCATATTCGCATTATATCATTTTTTAGCCTCGACGATTACTACGAACTCTCCCCTGACTTTATCCGGATTATTCTGGAAATAAAGAAGAATCTCAGAGGAGGTGCCGGAAACAATTTCTTCGTAGATTTTAGTGAGTTCGCGAGCAATTACTATTTGACGCTCGGCCGAAAGATGCCGGCCGAGCGCTTCCAGAGTTTTCAGAATACGATGGGGCGATTCGTAGAAGACGGTTGGTCGCCGCGAAGCGGCGACCTCTTTAAACAAAGTCTCTCTGCCCTTCTTGTGTGGTAGAAATCCTAAAAATAAAAAATCCGAAGCTGGCAGTCCGGAAACGGAGAGGGCCGCCGCCAAGGCGGCGGCCCCCGGCACCGGTGTTATCTTTATTTCTGGAAATCTCTCTCGAATTTTGGAAATAAGTAAACTGCCCGGATCAGAAATAGTCGGTGTGCCAGCGTCTGAGACCAAAGCCAAAGTCTTTCCTTCTTCGATCATGTCAAGGATTTTGTCAATCTTGGAAAGTTTTGACTGAGAATGGTACGACATGGTGACCGTATTGATGCCGTATTTGGCCATAAGGCGTTTTGTCACTCGAGTATCCTCACACAAAATTAAATCAACCTCTTTTAGAAGCCTGACAGCCCGAAAAGTTATATCCTCCAAATTTCCGATTGGAGTGGCGATTACATAAAATGTCATTGAGTTATTTAATCAATACTAGCTGGTTATTCTGAAACTTGTATCGATGAATACCGTGAAGAGAGGCGCAGCAATGCGGATCATTTGGAGCCAGAATGTCTAATTCCAAGTCTATAGTCCTATCCTGATTAATAGTGACTTTTCGAATATTTCTAACGGTATTGCCTTTTGTCAGAGGAATATCCAAGGCCTTGGTTTGAAGAATGTTATTTTGCTTGAATATGACAAAAAGCTCGTCCATGGAATCGCCACGAGCGGTAGTAATAATGGCCAGACCATCTCGAATTTTATCGCCGTTAATATCTCCAAGGGCAGACTGATCAATGCTAGAAGAAATGTGGGCCGTCTTGTCCTCGGCCTTGCCATTTTTAAAATTAGCACTAACCTCCCCCTGCCAGACTTGATATGTTCCATTTAAAATATCCGAAGAGGTAACATCCTGATAAGTGGGTCTGTTTCCGGCCTTAGCCGAAAGATTAAATAATCCAATAATTACTAAAACGAAAATCAGTGCAACGACAATGTGGATTCGATATTTGTAAATGATGTCCATCGTTTAAATATAGCGGAAACTATCGGCTTTTCAAGGCATTGAGAAGATCCTTATGAATCCCGTCAAAAGAACCATTGGACATAATTAGAATGACATCCCCGGACTGGAGATGCGGCAGAGCGGCTTTCAAAAGCTCTGCCGCCTTTGGATAGAAGGTGGCTTTGGGTAGGCCGCCATTATCGAGCGCGCCATTTTCTGAGGCGCGCTCGATAATGGCGGCCGCTACCTTCTCTTCATCGATAAAATCATCCTTACTGTCATTATGCCGAAGTGGCGGCACGGAGAGATATACTAGATCGGCCTGATCAAAAGCTTTGCCGTACTCTTCTTCAAATAGTTTTCGACGGCTGGTGTTTGAGCGCGGCTCAAAAAAAGCTATTAATCGCCTTTTTGGAAACTTTTCTCTAATAGAAGCAATGGTTTCTCGAACCGCCGTGGGGTGATGAGCAAAATCGTCAACAACACTGATACCGTTCACTTCGCCGACAATTTCCTGTCGTCTCTTCATGCCGGCAAAGCTCCCTAGCCCCTGACGAATTTCTTCAAATGATAGGCCATTGGAAAGAGCCATACCGCAGACCGCTAAAGTATTTAAGATGTTGTGTCTTCCGTGCAGAGTAGTCTTAACTCGCCCCAACTCTTTTTTATTAGCAAAAAGTGAGAAAGATTCTCCGTCGGAAGTCGTTTCAATATTTCGAGCTTCCAATTGATTGTCATCTAGAAATCCGTAAAAGTGAATGTTGCATTTGACACTCGCCGCTAAGGCTCTGACATTTTTATCATCTCCCCACAAAAATAGATGCCCGTCTTCCGGAATACTCTCGGCCAAAAAACGAAAAGCTTGAGTATAATCCGCCAGATCATCGTAGATATCGATATGATCAAATTCCAATGAAGTAATGACGGCACTGGTGGGATGATAATGCAGAAACTTTGGAGATTTATCAAAATAGGCCGTGTCGTACTCGTCCCCTTCTACAATGACCGTATTTCCTTTGCCATAGGCATAAGTTTTATCGGTATTTTTCAAAACTCCTCCCACTAAATAAGTTGGATCTTTTCCGGCATCTTCGAATAAATGAGCCAAAAGACCAGTGGTAGTGGTTTTGCCGTGAGTCCCCGCCACCACTAAAGATTTTCGGGTGCCGCCCTTGGCGGCACCCGAAATAAAGAACAGATCAAAAGCCTCGGCAATTGAAAGGGTTGGAAGATTGTTTTCCCGAGCATATTTGGCTTCCGGATTATTTGGCCCAGAGAAATTACCAATAACTACTAAATCCGCTCCTGCTAAATTTTCGGCTTTAAATCCTTCAAAAAGTGGAATGCCAAGAGCAACGATCTGATCGCTCATAGGCGGATAAGCGGCCTCGTCAGAGCCCGTGACTTCATACCCCGCTTCTTTTAGTAGACCGGCCAAAGAGCCCATGGCCGTGCCGCAAACACCGGTCAGATGAATTTTTCTGACGGAGGACGCTGCCTGTGGCAGCGTCCTCTTAAACATCCTCAACTCCCGATCTGCCAGCCTTTGAAGCTTCTTCTGATAATAGAGTTCGGCGTCAGGGGTCATGAAATGGCTTGAAGTTACTGACTCTCTAAAGTTCTCTTCAGATCAATCAGTTCCTTAAGAATTTTAGCTAATTCGGCAGCTTCAGTTTCTGAAAATTCTGCTTTGACTTCAAACTGTCCCAGTCTTCGTAAGAAAAACTTATATAGATCCGTAAAATGATTTTCAAATGTTGAAGCCGTATCTTCCTGGATAACTTGGTACAGACTTCCGTCTTCCAAGTACTGGTCATGTCTTGGAATAAGGTAGAACCTTTCTTTAGTAATTACTTTGTGTCTTTTTTGCATAATAAATCGTCGATCAATAAGAAGCTTCAATACTGGCGAATTTCTCGCCAGATACAATGACATGATCGACTAGACTAATACCTATTAATTTACCCGCGTTGATTAATTGTTTAGTAATTTCAATATCAGCCTTACTTGGTTTGACACTGCCGGAGGGATGATTATGAACTAAAATAATAGCCGCTGCTCCGAATTCAATTGCCGGCTTAAAGACTTCTCGGGGGTGAATGATGTTTGAATTAAGTGTGCCGATGGAAATTACTTCGTCATGGATAACTTTCTGATGAGTATTCAGATAGATGCCGCGCAAATGTTCCTTAGAGAGGTTGTGCATGTCTCGAACATATTGGTGAACATCGCGAGCGGTGCGAATAACAGCCGGCGCCATATTATTTTTTTCAAAGAATCGGCGACCGAGTTCGGCGGTAGCCGCAATAGTAACTGCTTTAATTAGCGGAATATCCAGATCTTTAGCCATGACTTTCGGGTCAATATGGCTGGCAAGACTGCGTTCGCCATATTCTTTTAGAACTCGTCCCGACATCTCCAGAACATCCTCTTTTACAGTACCGGTACCTAGCACAACGGCCACTAATTCCTGCAGAGACAGAGCGCCGGGGCCATATTTTAGAAGCTTCTCCCGAGGCTTGCCCTCGTCAGGCATTTCCTTGATTTTCAGAATATATTTACGATCTTGGAGATTCCCGTCTATCAAAAATAGATCATTATCTTCAACTTTATACAAAGCGGTTGATTTCATGGCTAAATTATAGCACTTTGATTTAAAATTTTGTTAAAGAAACTATAAAATTTAAGGGCTAATCTGAATGGCTTTATTGAAGGATCTTAGACATTAATTGATCAATTTTCTGATAAAAATCTTCAAAATCTTTGTAATCTGAAAGTGAGTAATCAGCCATTGCTAAAACGGCATTCACATTGCAATCGTTGATATTCTGATTTTTTTCTTCATCTTCTTGTTCCGCTCTAAATTGTTCAAAACTTATTTGATCGCTGGCTCTTTTTCGCTTAGCCGCCCACTGATAGCGTTGCTCAATTGGAACGTCTAGAGCGATTAATTTTCCACCAGCCTTCTTTAAAGTCTCGGCTTCGCCGAGACTGCGAATGCCGCTGATAATAAGCCGCGGGTGGGGATCTTTCAAGGCTTCTTTCATTAAATAATCACCACCAAATTTTTGACGCAATTGCGTGGCCGTCTCTCTTACCAGCGGTCGAGTCATTTCTCCTAAATTATTTTCCTTGATATAAGTTCTAACGATATCACTGGTTGAAAGATGGGAAAACTCATAATGATCAACTAAATAATTCGATAGAGTGTCCTTACCGCTGGCCGGATAACCGGTGACACCGAGAATAATTCTTTTGGGCATTTTTAAAGTATAGCAAGATAGGAAAAGAAAAAGAGGGAAGCCGCAAGCGGCTTCCCTCTTCTATTCAAATGTTCAAAACTGTCTACAGTCTCTGGGCTGGCATTTTGGCAGATGCTAATGTCAAGCGCTCACGTTCCGGCGCCTGTTTCTGTGGGAGGTAAACAGTCCTACCTCGACCATCGAATACTTTCACTCCGTGCCTGTTGGCACCATAAAGCGGAATGTAGTCGGAATCCGTTCCATCCTCCGATACTAAGATCGGCACAGCGTGGAAACTAGGATCCAGAATATAGCGTTTGCCATTATATTGCCCTTCAGCCCAACAGTGGGTATTCCATTGGTTCTTCCAGTTATCGTCTCCGAGAAACTGGATATTATAGTCCCTACGCGGACGATTTCGATGTTGTCCGATTACCCACTGAATGTCAGGATCCCCTGCCAGCACCTCCATGATCAGCAATGATTTCCCCAAACATACCTGATAAGCCGGCGTCGACTGATCCTTCGGCACGAAGTAGAAACCCTTCTTTTGCCAAGCCATTGGTAAATATGGCAGCATCGGACGCGGATCAACCGCCTTCACAGCATGCACCGCCTTCATTTGTTCGATCGCTTCAAACAGATGATTCGTCTTGTTGGTTTTCACCCGACTGAGAAGGTTAAAGCGGTACTGACACCAATCGTAGTAAAGCGTCGGTATGGTCACTTGAGTCGCGCCTTCAGCCATTTTGTTCGAAAACTCCGAGGATTTGGAGAGATTGGAAGGTTTCAGAGGAGCCTGCCCGAACAAAGATTTGTTGACGTATGTTCGCGTAATCGGCCCGACGATGCCGTCGTCCTTCAAATTGTGATCTTTCTGAAACTTGGCGGTTACCTTCTCCGTCAGATAGCCGTAGTTCCCTTTTGGTACGCCTTTCGGCATAAAGGGGTAGCCATTCTCTTCCAAAAAGGTCTGCCAAGCGGCCACTTCCATGCCGGTGTCGCCGAAGCCCAGATTCTGACTGAATCGATGAGGATTAACCTCCACCTGATTTTCCGAACTGATTTTCGCAGATTGAAGAGCGGACGGTTCGACGTCGTCGCTTATGGCTGAATCGGGAGCTGGGGTCGAGACTGAGTAGCCTTTCGCCAACGTGCTGTTCGGCTTCGGTTGATTGGAGGCGATCTGTTCGATCATGTCTCCATT encodes:
- a CDS encoding laccase domain-containing protein; amino-acid sequence: MKIMDVFGGITNIIRGTVSVTRLGPVREPYPHGDLLQQAVLRWIFEMVEKAGATEIYAPDPIKENGLVIEPRPIRKSGRIVDPGYPEFDQLITIPESTVRCFRGMDKAYADGIILPDKTAIFMFPADCLTINVVDVVLGKSSFEHGPRESTRRNLIPAVMEKFRDSKKENLRVMLCFGIQPEHFDHPFNHPVFGSHNQEMVEEILERWPKAIVGNPKEGKIWLHMLAAQRFMEYGVPAENIFFDDMDTYAERRPNGQFAYWSARRDRKEREKRQKSDEWTPLETPALQRPRNLVISINRGSFSPKWDWRTVPGIHPVSEIMKTI
- a CDS encoding type IV secretory system conjugative DNA transfer family protein, with the translated sequence MDDNRITYFAETDSRNRRVKFGIKKEDRLKHMYIIGKTGMGKSTMLENMAIQDIQNGEGFAFLDPHGKTAELLLDYVSENRIKDVLYFAPFDMDHPVSFNVMEDVGPDKRHLVANGLMSAFKKIWVDAWSARMEYILNNILLALLEYPDSTLIGVNRMLADKEYRKKVVDNITDPSVRSFWIDEFAKYGDRYMQEAGAAIQNKIGQFISNPLIRNIIGQPKSTFDLRQMMDERKIVIINLSKGRMGEANANLLGSMVITKIYLAAMSRADQSEHQMRSLPNFYLYVDEFQNFANESFADILSEARKYKLNLTVAHQYIEQMSEEVRAAVFGNVGTMICFRVGAYDAEVLEKEFAPQFTAEDLVNLGFVQIYLKLMIDGVTSQPFSATTLPPIERPIVSFKKEIFEHSRAAYARPRREVEEAIKRWHEEAANALSGSGIGGGARGQATGERGGRFAAAPNRDQGQNRSRDQRPRNDFNRPREASADRPRENRDDRQPAPVMPRRENIPRNNPPDRNRDRETPEDRERRERELRKAISLDHLKKEEVKNDKKTPTKENMSQLREALLSVMGDALNQQPPAVESQPEAQPASTQAESKPQTPSQTAPEIKKQEPVLAKKPELSKPSNREVPEEVLRRILEI
- the rsmI gene encoding 16S rRNA (cytidine(1402)-2'-O)-methyltransferase: MTFYVIATPIGNLEDITFRAVRLLKEVDLILCEDTRVTKRLMAKYGINTVTMSYHSQSKLSKIDKILDMIEEGKTLALVSDAGTPTISDPGSLLISKIRERFPEIKITPVPGAAALAAALSVSGLPASDFLFLGFLPHKKGRETLFKEVAASRRPTVFYESPHRILKTLEALGRHLSAERQIVIARELTKIYEEIVSGTSSEILLYFQNNPDKVRGEFVVIVEAKK
- a CDS encoding Mur ligase family protein, whose product is MTPDAELYYQKKLQRLADRELRMFKRTLPQAASSVRKIHLTGVCGTAMGSLAGLLKEAGYEVTGSDEAAYPPMSDQIVALGIPLFEGFKAENLAGADLVVIGNFSGPNNPEAKYARENNLPTLSIAEAFDLFFISGAAKGGTRKSLVVAGTHGKTTTTGLLAHLFEDAGKDPTYLVGGVLKNTDKTYAYGKGNTVIVEGDEYDTAYFDKSPKFLHYHPTSAVITSLEFDHIDIYDDLADYTQAFRFLAESIPEDGHLFLWGDDKNVRALAASVKCNIHFYGFLDDNQLEARNIETTSDGESFSLFANKKELGRVKTTLHGRHNILNTLAVCGMALSNGLSFEEIRQGLGSFAGMKRRQEIVGEVNGISVVDDFAHHPTAVRETIASIREKFPKRRLIAFFEPRSNTSRRKLFEEEYGKAFDQADLVYLSVPPLRHNDSKDDFIDEEKVAAAIIERASENGALDNGGLPKATFYPKAAELLKAALPHLQSGDVILIMSNGSFDGIHKDLLNALKSR
- the radC gene encoding DNA repair protein RadC; the protein is MKSTALYKVEDNDLFLIDGNLQDRKYILKIKEMPDEGKPREKLLKYGPGALSLQELVAVVLGTGTVKEDVLEMSGRVLKEYGERSLASHIDPKVMAKDLDIPLIKAVTIAATAELGRRFFEKNNMAPAVIRTARDVHQYVRDMHNLSKEHLRGIYLNTHQKVIHDEVISIGTLNSNIIHPREVFKPAIEFGAAAIILVHNHPSGSVKPSKADIEITKQLINAGKLIGISLVDHVIVSGEKFASIEASY
- a CDS encoding nucleoside monophosphate kinase, encoding MPKRIILGVTGYPASGKDTLSNYLVDHYEFSHLSTSDIVRTYIKENNLGEMTRPLVRETATQLRQKFGGDYLMKEALKDPHPRLIISGIRSLGEAETLKKAGGKLIALDVPIEQRYQWAAKRKRASDQISFEQFRAEQEDEEKNQNINDCNVNAVLAMADYSLSDYKDFEDFYQKIDQLMSKILQ
- a CDS encoding peptidoglycan-binding domain-containing protein, with the protein product MKRIIKATFVASVLVIGLLNSACNTTQGVSSDDKNPRDGAHHQLAAKTGQSGNGDMIEQIASNQPKPNSTLAKGYSVSTPAPDSAISDDVEPSALQSAKISSENQVEVNPHRFSQNLGFGDTGMEVAAWQTFLEENGYPFMPKGVPKGNYGYLTEKVTAKFQKDHNLKDDGIVGPITRTYVNKSLFGQAPLKPSNLSKSSEFSNKMAEGATQVTIPTLYYDWCQYRFNLLSRVKTNKTNHLFEAIEQMKAVHAVKAVDPRPMLPYLPMAWQKKGFYFVPKDQSTPAYQVCLGKSLLIMEVLAGDPDIQWVIGQHRNRPRRDYNIQFLGDDNWKNQWNTHCWAEGQYNGKRYILDPSFHAVPILVSEDGTDSDYIPLYGANRHGVKVFDGRGRTVYLPQKQAPERERLTLASAKMPAQRL